The Impatiens glandulifera chromosome 3, dImpGla2.1, whole genome shotgun sequence genome contains a region encoding:
- the LOC124929625 gene encoding ethylene-responsive transcription factor RAP2-11-like, translating into MEHGSQRQKKEDLSRKHNFIGVRQRPSGKWVAEIKNSSHKIRLWLGTFHTAEEAARAYDEAACLLRGNNTRTNFLTHLPFPTSSISLRIRNLLNQKKPSKQNPAAIASKTITNDVGNCNAGLTRIDQSLTELSAQHDQRLCLPEKQTPVSLPSFNLDDSDAFWDYPMLNELFYQFN; encoded by the coding sequence ATGGAGCATGGTTCACAAAGGCAGAAGAAGGAAGACCTTTCAAGAAAACACAACTTTATTGGCGTGAGGCAGAGGCCTTCTGGGAAATGGGTGGCAGAAATCAAGAATTCATCTCACAAAATCAGATTGTGGCTCGGCACATTCCATACAGCCGAGGAGGCAGCTAGGGCCTATGACGAAGCTGCCTGCCTCCTCCGAGGCAATAATACCAGAACCAATTTTCTTACCCATCTCCCATTCCCTACATCTTCCATATCTCTCAGAATCAGAAACCTTCTTAACCAAAAGAAACCATCCAAACAGAACCCTGCTGCAATCGCCTCAAAAACAATAACCAATGATGTAGGGAACTGTAATGCGGGTTTGACTCGAATTGATCAATCGCTAACTGAATTATCAGCCCAGCATGATCAAAGGCTGTGCTTACCTGAAAAGCAGACACCAGTATCTTTGCCTTCATTTAACTTGGATGATTCTGATGCTTTCTGGGATTATCCCATGCTAAATGAATTGTTCTAccaatttaattga